The following coding sequences lie in one Cryptococcus neoformans var. neoformans B-3501A chromosome 14, whole genome shotgun sequence genomic window:
- a CDS encoding hypothetical protein (Similar to gi|46096386|gb|EAK81619.1| hypothetical protein UM01252.1 [Ustilago maydis 521], FASTA scores: opt: 2504, E(): 1.4e-134, (59.371% identity (78.541% similar) in 699 aa overlap (10-666:8-703)); HMMPfam hit to NOG1, Nucleolar GTP-binding protein 1 (NOG1), score: 135.0, E(): 1.7e-37), whose amino-acid sequence MSSVAGLQRITPVPTSADFIDVVLNATMRKTPTVIHKNFKISRIRNFYMRKVKFTQDTFDEKLGKIISEFPVLDNLHPFLSSLLNVLYDKNHYKLALGQINTARHLISQVAKDYVRLLKFGDSLYRCKQLKKAALGRMATIMRRQKDPLAYLEQVRQHISRLPAIDPNTRTLLICGYPNVGKSSFVNKVTRADVDVQPYAFTTKSLFVGHMDYKYLRWQVIDTPGVLDHPLEEMNTIEMQSITALAHLRSAVLYFMDLSEQCGYTIEAQCKLFQSIKPLFQNKPTILVINKIDIVRLADLSEENRSYVDTILADKSVTVVEASTYTEEGIMNVRNTACDALLAHRVEQKLQGSRIEMVANKIHVAIPQKRDDVERKPFIPDTVAHKVKYDKDDPSRPKTERDMEQELDHSGMGVYSVDMKKSYMLADDSWKYDVIPEFLNGKNVADFIDPDILEKLDALEREEEALEAQGFYASDEEEMLDSEEEEFRDAARQIRAKKAAIKKISQEKNTLQNRPIIPKNKKKLYLSDLTSNMRKAGHDPRELEKRAARLAKENDKINAERKKAMAAQQAAEEEAGGMDVDMDEGDGSSKNKKRGVAAADRAPRTKRQYAGLATNQQSEKANELRMFAQRLPNRLAKASESDRHVPITRPKWMLSGKRKGGTTDRR is encoded by the exons ATGTCTTCCGTCGCAGGTCTTCAGCGCATCACGCCGGTGCCCACATCGGCCGACTTTATCGATGTCGTCCTCAACGCAACCATGAGGAAGACCCCCACTGTCATCCACAAGAAC TTCAAAATCTCTCGTATTAGGAACT TCTACATGCGAAAGGTCAAGTTCACCCAGGATACCTTCGATGAGAAACTTGGCAAGATCATCTCCGAGTTCCCCGTGCTCGACAACCTTcaccctttcctctcttctctcctcaacGTTCTGTACGACAAGAACCATTACAAACTCGCCTTGGGTCAAATCAACACTGCTCGACACCTCATCTCTCAAGTTGCCAAGGATTACGTCCGTCTCCTCAAGTTTGGTGACTCCCTCTACCGATGTAAgcagttgaagaaggccgCTTTGGGTAGAATGGCGACTATAATGAGGAGGCAGAAGGACCCCTTGGCGTACTTGGAGCAGGTTAGGCAGCACATTTCTAGGTTGCCTGCTATCGATCCCAACACCAGGACTCTCTTGATCTGCGGTTATCCCAACGTTGGAAAGTCCAGTTTCGTCAACAAGGTCACCAGAGCCGATGTAGATGTTCAACCT TACGCTTTCACCACCAAATCCTTGTTCGTCGGTCATATGGACTACAAGTACCTCCGATGGCAAGTCATTGATACCCCTGGTGTTCTTGACCACCCTCTCGAGGAGATGAACACCATTGAAATGCAATCCATCACTGCTCTTGCGCACCTGCGAAGTGCTGTCCTCTATTTCATGGACCTTTCCGAACAGTGTGGTTACACTATTGAGGCTCAG TGCAAGCTCTTCCAGTCTATCAAACCCCTTTTCCAGAATAAGCCCaccatcctcgtcattAACAAGATCGACATCGTCCGACTTGCCGACCTCTCTGAGGAAAACCGATCTTATGTCGACACTATTCTTGCCGACAAGAGCGTCACCGTTGTTGAAGCCTCTACTTACACCGAAGAAGGTATTATGAACGTCCGAAACACTGCCTGTGATGCTCTTCTCGCCCATCGAGTCGAGCAGAAGCTCCAGGGTTCTAGGATTGAAATGGTCGCCAATAAGATCCACGTCGCTATTCCTCAAAAGCGAGATGATGTTGAGCGAAAGCCCTTTATCCCCGATACCGTTGCCCACAAAGTCAAGTACGACAAGGACGACCCCAGCAGGCCCAAGACTGAGAGGGATATGGAGCAAGAGTTGGACCATTCTGGCATGGGTGTCTACTCTGTCGACATGAAGA AGAGCTACATGCTCGCAGACGACTCCTGGAAATACGATGTTATCCCCGAATTCCTCAATGGCAAGAACGTCGCCGACTTTATCGACCCCGATATTCTCGAGAAGCTCGACGCTCTTGAgcgcgaggaggaggcccTTGAGGCCCAAGGGTTCTACGCTtctgacgaggaggaaatg ctTGACtctgaggaggaagagttcCGTGATGCTGCCCGACAAATCCGAGCCAAGAAGGCAGCTATCAAGAAGATATCTCAGGAGAAAAACACTCTTCAAAACCGTCCCATCATCcccaagaacaagaagaagctctATCTCAGCGACCTCACTTCCAACATGCGTAAAGCTGGTCACGATCCTCGCGAGCTCGAGAAGCGAGCGGCCAGGTTGGCCAAGGAGAATGACAAAATTAACgctgagaggaagaaggctaTGGCCGCTCAGCAGGCtgctgaggaggaggctggTGGTATGGACGTTGACATGGATGAGGGTGACGGGTCTTCCAAAAACAAGAAGCGTGGTGTTGCCGCTGCTGACCGTGCGCCTCGTACAAAGCGACAGTACGCCGGTTTGGCTACCAACCAACAATCAGAAAAGGCCAACGAGCTCCGTATGTTTGCTCAGCGTCTGCCTAATAGGTTGGCCAAGGCCTCTGAAAGTGACAGACACGTGCCCATCACTAGGCCGAAGTGGATGTTGTCTGGTAAGAGAAAGGGTGGTACGACTGACAGGCGATAG
- a CDS encoding putative mitochondrial 37S ribosomal protein MRPS12 (Match to EST gb|CF190091.1|CF190091; Similar to gi|15606128|ref|NP_213505.1| ribosomal protein S12 [Aquifex aeolicus VF5], FASTA scores: opt: 557, E(): 1.2e-31, (64.754% identity (90.164% similar) in 122 aa overlap (54-175:3-124)); HMMPfam hit to Ribosomal_S12, Ribosomal protein S12, score: 216.8, E(): 4.1e-62): MNPSRPLLALTSSFSRLAMRPAKAAFARPVAMPVFRPATSFGRGFASSSRCEATINQIMRGARKSTKRKSSVPLLDGCFQKKAVCAKVYTTKPRKPNSAVRKVARVKLSNGQMTTAYIPGEGHNLQEHSVVLVRGGGAKDLPGVRYKIVRGTMDLNGVAGRISARSKFGVKKPKKS, translated from the exons ATGAACCCTTCAAGACCACTCCTCGCActcacctcctccttttccaggCTCGCGATGCGACCAGCCAAGGCCGCTTTCGCCAGGCCTGTCGCCATGCCCGTGTTCCGACCCGCCACGAGTTTCGGAAGAGGATTCGCCTCTAGCTCCCGATGCGAAGCTACCATCAATCAAA TCATGCGAGGTGCCCGAAAATCTACCAAGCGAAAGTCCTCCGTCCCCCTCCTCGACGGGTGTTTCCAAAAAAAGGCCGTCTGCGCCAAAGTCTACACCACCAAGCCACGTAAACCAAACTCTGCTGTACGAAAAGTTGCACGAGTAAAGCTTTCCAACGGACAGATGACGACTGCGTACATCCCCGGTGAGGGACACAACTTGCAGGAACACTCGGTCGTCCTTGTGAGGGGTGGTGGTGCCAAGGACTTGCCTGGTGTGCGGTACAAGATTGTGAGGGGAACGATGGATTTGAATGGTGTTGCTGGAAGGATCTCTGCGAGGTCCAAGTTTGGTG TCAAGAAGCCCAAGAAGTCATAG
- a CDS encoding hypothetical protein (Similar to gi|46099047|gb|EAK84280.1| hypothetical protein UM03293.1 [Ustilago maydis 521], FASTA scores: opt: 2684, E(): 1.7e-150, (49.760% identity (72.790% similar) in 1459 aa overlap (30-1419:34-1455))), with amino-acid sequence MGASKPPLVPRSKKHNPSWLDRNIVKPLESLAPSKLFARHRSPPIPRSVFINEPLPPEYYDKKGKVLRAHHFATNQNVTSKYTVITFVPKNLFEQFRRVANCFFLAISILQFFPKFSTISPGLVILPLIIVLAITALKDGYEDIKRHQADHRTNHAIVHVLGGEGYTNQNPMSSKDKTFIPAIPLPKRRSKKAKKVEEEAALNIQGRSSSTENFAAEPVPVAEPRGQDELQRMRSQVSNWDEDPEAGDSPGELGWHRTIWEDVKVGDFVKIYENEQFPADIIICATSEEEDVAYIETKNLDGETNLKSRNGVPGLSHLNTAEACANAHLRIDLDPPESNMFRLNGAVMNLDEYDEDEQHPIHPVTLETTMLRGCVLKNTAWVIGIIVYTGEDTKIIRNAGATPSKRSMVEKQMNPQVIINLVILAAIAVVCAIVDHVNEVGWDEQQAYWMLYADTSGDNPNINGLVTFANAFITFQNIVPISLYISIEAVRTIQAAFIYWDRDIKYKKDGVTTRTTARSWNLSDDLGQIEYIFSDKTGTLTQNAMIFRQCSVGGKIYTGDGLPPSHPTIAHQHQPPPVHRQDDQDDPIAKSASESDDSDPKKVSTEDPDEIKVALPKEVLATFHDAELDKDLEAHDSEQSRILHGFFAVLGLCHTVLAAETEPGVIEYKAQSPDEAALVQSAADVGFVFRGRDHNILRMSTPFSDEPDEYELLHVLEFNSARKRMSVILRKLDEDGRIFLLCKGADNVIFERLTKDNNQKEIREKTDQDLQYFASEGLRTLCLAYRILDPQVYERWAKEYHNATVALQDREEQIESVSSSIERDLILLGATAIEDKLQDGVPDTISDLKRAGIKVWVATGDKLETAVAIGYTTNLLTKDTNLIVVREGRHSIGDQLREALEEFFGEDAGLRTTLSRIDSRRNSMEPPRLTRVNTGVRSLVGRDNGTRPGGFSLVIEGHALAHCFDDEETEALLLALSTRCNTVICCRVSPLQKAQIVHLIKDNLGVMCLAIGDGANDVSMIQAADVGVGISGEEGLQAVNSSDYAIAQFRYLKRLLLVHGHWSYFRNSSMILNFFYKNIIGIGVLFWFMIYCGWSTTYVFAYVYLLFWNVFWTLVPVIAIGLFDRNIDDETLMALPELYRASREGKYFGLMRFAYYIFEGVYQSAVIYFFLNYTYVTTTTRGDGYDVYMYEMSTTQAIGAVMVANLFSGLNIDAWTGWVWFAVWFGPFLIWVFTAVYSVIPPSSFYTGVYGNDVFLFRSAAYWFGWPFVTIIALLPRYLIKTFRQNIFPNDVDTMRLVRKYHPEVDLYTHPLLGGKLAHKKDEVESDYGEEPFGDPEGRRSSIKMENLRHSHGAFGRGDQTGDMESGTGRKSLGNRPGLRSSMDSSRFGIHSGARGSTVDMSTGLEQPPSRGFGFTMEEGGVAIQRMQSRLSQTSSHASRSRWPRFNNNNNNNNSNHPFETKPPSSMSKLRSRAGSILTRKRADTSDTRHSDEKSPSSPIKTGFFGRHTPGQNHGQHEGRSMGTPLKSETGRGDNWEEEELEDESLGRGFGVGQNMAPPEIPRV; translated from the exons ATGGGCGCCTCCAAACCCCCCCTCGTGCCCCGCTCCAAGAAGCACAACCCCTCATGGCTCGACCGTAACATCGTCAAGCCCCTCGAGTCCCTCGCACCCTCCAAGCTCTTTGCGCGTCATCGAAGCCCCCCCATCCCCCGCtccgtcttcatcaacgaGCCCCTCCCGCCAGAGTACTACGacaaaaagggcaaggttCTTCGTGCCCATCATTTCGCCACCAATCAGAATGTCACGTCAAAGTACACCGTCATCACGTTCGTCCCGAAAAATTTGTTTGAACAATTTAGGAGAGTAGCAaactgcttcttcttggccatCAGCATTCTCCAGTTCTTCCCGAAATTCTCGACCATTTCACCCGGTTTGGTCATCTTGCCACTTATCATTGTCTTGGCTATCACCGCGTTGAAGGATGGGTACGAAGATATCAAGCGACATCAAGCTGATCACCGGACGAATCATGCGATTGTGCATGTTCTCGGTGGTGAGGGCTATACAAACCAGAACCCTATGTCAAGTAAAGACAAGACATTTATCCCAGCAATCCCCTTACCCAAGCGAAGATCGAAAAAGGCTaaaaaggttgaagaagaagccgcCTTGAATATACAGGGCCGAAGTTCAAGTACGGAGAACTTTGCTGCTGAACCCGTACCCGTTGCAGAGCCGAGAGGCCAGGATGAGCTGCAAAGAATGAGAAGTCAAGTCTCCAACTGGGATGAAGATCCGGAAGCTGGTGACTCCCCTGGAGAACTTGGATGGCATCGGACGATCTGGGAAGATGTCAAAGTGGGTGATTTTGTCAAGATTTATGAGAATGAGCAGTTCCCTGCCG atatcatcatctgcgcCACttccgaggaagaagatgtcgCGTACATCGAAACCAAAAACCTCGACGGTGAAACCAACTTGAAATCCCGAAACGGTGTCCCAGGTCTCTCTCACCTCAACACCGCCGAAGCTTGTGCCAACGCTCATCTTCGTATCGATCTGGACCCTCCTGAATCCAACATGTTCCGACTGAACGGTGCGGTCATGAACCTCGACGAgtatgatgaagatgagcaaCATCCCATCCATCCTGTCACATTGGAAACGACCATGTTGAGAGGATGTGTTTTGAAGAATACGGCCTGGGTTATTGGAATCATTGTTTATACTGGAGAAGACACCAAGATCATCCGAAATGCGGGCGCGACTCCGTCCAAGCGAAGCATGGTTGAGAAACAGATGAATCCTCAGGTTATCATCAACCTTGTCATTTTGGCCGCCATCGCCGTGGTCTGTGCCATCGTCGACCATGTCAACGAAGTCGGGTGGGACGAGCAGCAAGCTTATTGGATGCTATACGCCGACACAAGTGGTGATAACCCCAATATTAATGGCCTTGTTACATTTGCCAACGCATTCATCACTTTCCAAAACATTGTGCCTATTTCGTTATACATCTCTATCGAAGCTGTTAGAACTATCCAAGCTGCGTTCATCTATTGGGATAGGGATATCAAGTacaagaaggatggtgtCACGACCAGAACCACAGCTAGGAGTTGGAACTTGTCTGATGATTTGGGTCAGATTGAGTACATCTTTTCTGACAAGACTG GAACCCTGACTCAAAATGCGATGATTTTCCGTCAGTGTTCGGTCGGTGGCAAGATCTACACCGGCGACGGCCTCCCCCCTTCACACCCTACTATCGCTCACCAACATCAACCCCCTCCTGTACATCGCCAGGACGACCAAGACGACCCCATTGCAAAATCAGCTTCTGAATCTGACGACTCTGATCCTAAAAAGGTCAGCACCGAAGACCCTGATGAGATCAAGGTTGCTCTTCCCAAAGAAGTTCTTGCCACATTCCACGATGCCGAACTTGACAAGGATCTCGAGGCGCACGACTCTGAGCAATCTCGAATCTTGCACGGTTTTTTTGCCGTTCTTGGCCTGTGCCACACCGTTCTTGCTGCTGAGACTGAACCAGGAGTGATCGAGTACAAGGCTCAATCCCCTGATGAGGCTGCTCTCGTTCAATCTGCTGCGGATGTCGGTTTTGTCTTCCGAGGTCGAGATCACAACATCCTCCGCATGTCTACCCCGTTCAGCGATGAGCCTGACGAATACGAACTTCTCCATGTCCTCGAATTCAACTCTGCCCGAAAGCGAATGTCTGTCATTCTCCGTAAGCTCGATGAGGACGGTCGAATCTTTTTACTTTGCAAGGGTGCGGACAATGTCATCTTTGAGAGGTTGACCAAGGACAACAATCAAAAAGAAATAAGGGAGAAGACCGACCAGGATCTGCAGTACTTTGCCTCCGAAGGTCTCCGAACTCTCTGCCTGGCTTACAGGATTTTGGATCCTCAAGTGTACGAGCGCTGGGCCAAGGAGTACCATAATGCTACAGTCGCGCTTCAAGACCGAGAAGAACAAATTGAAtccgtctcttcttcgattGAGCGGGACCTTATCCTGCTTGGTGCTACTGCCATCGAGGACAAGCTTCAGGATGGTGTGCCCGACACCATCTCCGACCTCAAACGTGCAGGTATCAAGGTATGGGTCGCTACCGGTGACAAGCTCGAAACTGCCGTCGCTATCGGTTACACCACCAACTTGTTGACCAAGGACACCAACTTGATCGTTGTGCGCGAAGGTCGGCACTCGATCGGAGACCAGTTGCGAGAAGCTTTGGAAGAGTTCTTCGGTGAGGACGCTGGTCTACGGACAACTCTCTCAAGAATTGACAGTCGCCGTAACTCGATGGAACCTCCAAGGCTCACCAGGGTTAACACTGGTGTACGAAGTCTGGTCGGAAGGGACAACGGTACGAGGCCTGGTGGTTTCTCCCTCGTTATTGAGGGCCACGCTCTTGCCCATTGCtttgacgacgaagaaaCGGAAgctctccttctcgccctttCTACCCGTTGTAACACTGTGATCTGCTGTCGTGTATCTCCGTTGCAAAAGGCTCAGATCGTGCACCTCATCAAGGACAATCTCGGTGTCATGTGTCTTGCGATTGGTGATGGCGCCAACGACGTTAGTATGATCCAAGCCGCTGATGTCGGTGTCGGTATCTctggtgaagaaggtcTTCAAGCCGTCAACTCTTCAGACTACGCCATTGCTCAATTCAGATACCTCAAGAGACTTTTGCTCGTTCACGGGCACTGGTCATACTTCCGAAACTCTAGTATGAttctcaacttcttctACAAGAACATTATCGGTATCGGAGTTCTTTTCTGGTTCATGATCTACTGTGGCTGGTCGACAACCTACGTGTTTGCGTACGTGTACTTGTTGTTCTGGAACGTGTTCTGGACACTTGTGCCTGTCATTGCTATTGGTCTATTTGACCGTAACATTGACGACGAAACGCTCATGGCTTTACCCGAGTTGTACCGCGCGTCACGAGAGGGAAAATACTTTGGTCTCATGCGATTTGCCTACTACATCTTCGAAGGTGTCTACCAGTCTGCCGTCATCTACTTTTTCCTCAACTACACTTATGTCACTACCACTACCCGAGGTGACGGTTACGACGTATACATGTACGAAATGTCGACTACCCAGGCTATCGGTGCCGTCATGGTTGCCAACTTGTTCTCGGGTCTCAACATTGACGCTTGGACTGGATGGGTCTGGTTCGCCGTCTGGTTCGGCCCGTTTTTGATCTGGGTCTTTACCGCCGTCTACTCTGTCATTCCTCCTAGCTCTTTCTACACCGGCGTGTACGGTAACGatgttttccttttccgTTCTGCTGCCTACTGGTTTGGCTGGCCCTTTGTCACCATCATTGCTCTCTTGCCAAGGTATCTCATCAAGACTTTCAGGCAAAACATCTTCCCCAACGATGTCGACACCATGCGTTTGGTGCGAAAGTATCACCCTGAAGTCGATCTTTACACTCACCCTCTGCTTGGTGGCAAGCTCGCGCACAAAAAGGATGAAGTTGAATCCGATTATGGAGAAGAGCCCTTCGGTGATCCTGAAGGCAGAAGGAGCTCCATCAAAATGGAAAATTTGAGGCACAGCCACGGAGCGTTTGGACGAGGTGACCAAACTGGAGACATGGAGTCCGGTACCGGCAGGAAGAGTTTGGGTAACAGGCCTGGATTGAGGAGTAGTATGGATAGCTCGAGATTTGGGATCCATTCGGGCGCGAGAGGATCGACTGTGGATA TGTCAACTGGTTTGGAGCAGCCTCCTTCTAGAGGTTTCGGTTTCACgatggaagagggtggTGTTGCT ATTCAACGCATGCAATCACGCCTGTCTCAAACGTCGTCGCACGCGTCCCGATCCCGATGGCCGCGattcaacaacaacaacaacaacaacaactctAACCATCCCTTTGAAACAAAACCGCCATCCTCCATGTCCAAACTTCGTTCGCGAGCTGGATCTATCCTCACTCGAAAGCGAGCGGATACAAGCGACACCCGACACAGCGATGAGAAATCACCATCGAGTCCTATTAAGACTGGCTTCTTTGGCCGACATACGCCCGGCCAAAACCATGGCCAACACGAAGGTCGTAGTATGGGCACACCGCTGAAGTCTGAAACCGGCCGCGGTGACAattgggaggaggaagaattAGAGGATGAGAGTTTAGGGAGAGGTTTCGGGGTCGGGCAGAACATGGCCCCGCCAGAAATACCGAGGGTGTAA
- a CDS encoding hypothetical protein (Similar to gi|40738399|gb|EAA57589.1| hypothetical protein AN9471.2 [Aspergillus nidulans FGSC A4], FASTA scores: opt: 239, E(): 4.9e-09, (32.143% identity (58.929% similar) in 168 aa overlap (51-205:14-176))) has translation MVQLEQPEQTRTISTTDARDVAIMEHCIELSYNCEVSPTAFSVGSTLFLPSSSSQFPILKSRFPLFSKIDGAEPQGLILADGWSRQIAGNTHAEANALTNFRKVYGELLEGTDSTTSDLPPIENVLADVSCYATMEPCSVRTSGGPSCALELVRSKVNSVYLGVEEPPDFVQCEGVRILQDGNIEVIRVSGLEEECLKAARRGRD, from the exons ATGGTTCAGCTAGAACAACCAGAACAGACCCGAACGATTTCCACCACAG ACGCTCGTGATGTGGCAATCATGGAACACTGCATTGAGCTCTCCTACAATTGCGAAGTGTCTCCTACTGCCTTCAGTGTCGGctccaccctcttcctcccttcatcttcttcacagTTCCCCATTCTCAAGTCCCGCTTCCCTTTGTTCTCCAAGATAGACGGTGCCGAACCGCAAGGTCTCATCCTGGCCGACGGATGGTCTCGCCAGATTGCAGGAAACACCCATGCCGAAGCTAACGCTCTTACCAACTTCCGCAAGGTTTATGGTGAACTTCTTGAGGGCACAGACTCTACCACGAGCGATCTGCCACCCATTGAGAATGTGCTTGCGGATGTCTCTTGTTATGCGACAATGGAGCCCTGCTCAGTGAGAACCTCTGGAGGCCCGAGCTGCGCTTTGGAACTGGTAAGATCAAAAGTTAATTCAGTGTACTTG GGTGTGGAAGAGCCACCAGACTTTGTTCAGTGCGAAGGTGTGCGTATCCTGCAAGATGGGAATATCGAAGTCATCAGAGTATCTGGactcgaagaagaatgtcTCAAGGCTGCCCGAAGGGGTAGGGATTGA